The genomic DNA CTCGGCGCTCGCCAGCGGGGCGATGCCCGTCATCATGGCGTGCAGCGCGCCGGCCAGGCCGGTCACCGCGCCCGAGATCACGAAGGCCTGCAGCTTGAGCAGCTTGAGGTTGTAGCCGATGGCGCCCGCGCGCTCCTCGTTGTCGCGCACCGCCAGCAGCGTGCGCCCGAAGACCGAGGCCGACACCTTCTGCAGCAGCCAGAAGGCCACCAGGAACACCGTGGCCACGAAGCCGTAGTACTGCCAGGGCGAGGCCAGCGGCCACAGCGTGAGGCCGCCCACGGCCAGCGAGGGGCGCGGGATGTCCATCAGCCCGTTGTCGCCGCCCGTGATGCCAGGCATGGAGTAGGCGAGAAAGTAGAACATCTGCGCGAAGGCCAGGGTCAGCATCACGAAGTAGGTGCCGCGCTGGCGGATGGCCACCCAGCCCACGATGGCCGCGCCCAGCGCGCCCATCACCACGGCGAGCGCCAGGGCCAGCGGCATGGGCAGGGGCCAGCGCGTGAGCGTGAGGGCGATGGTGTAGCTGCCCAGGCCGAAGAAGATGCCCTGCCCGAAGGACAGCAGCCCGGTGTGGCCCAGCAGCAGGTTGCAGCCCATGGCGGCCAGGCCATAGATCAGCACCTCGCTGGCCAGCGAGCCCGATTGCATGGTCAACGGCATCACCAGCACCACGGCCAGGGCCAGCAGCAGGTGGAAATTCTTGCGAAAAATCGTCATGGCGGTGTTCATCCTTTGCGGCCCAGCAGGCCATGCGGGCGCAGCAGCAGCACGGCGGCCATGGCGATGTAGATCATCAGGCGCGCCCCCTCGGGCCACACGGTGCTCATCACGCTCTGCACGATGCCGATCAGCAGGCCGCCGATCAGCGCGCCGGCAAAGCTGCCCATGCCCCCGACCACCACCACGATGAAGGCCACGCCCAGCGCCTCGATGCCCATGAAGGGCTCGGCCCCGCGCATGGGGGCGGCCAGCACGCCGGCAATCGCGGCGGTGGCCGCGCCCAGTGCGAACACCAGGCTGAAGATGCGGAACACGTTGATGCCGAGCAGCGAGACCATCTCGGTCGATTCGCTGCCGGCGCGCACCGCGCTGCCCAGGCGCGTGCCTTCGAGCACGTACCACAGGCCCACGGCCAGCACGGCGGTGAAGCCGATCACGAACAGCCGGTACTTGGGGTAGACGATGCCGCCCCACATGACCACGCCCTGCAGCAGGTCGGGCACCGGCACGCTGTCGCCGAGCGGCCCCCATTGCAGGATCACCAGCTCCTGGATCGCCAGGGCCAGGCCCACGGTGACGAGGATGTGGAACTCGTGCGGCTTGGAATACACGTGGCGCAGCACCAGCTTTTCGGTGAGCCAGCCCAGGGCGCCCACGACCAGTGGCACCACGGCCAGGGCCAGCCAGAAGCTCAGGCCCCAGCGCGTCATCTGGAAGCAGAAGTAGGCGCCCAGCAGGTAGAACGCCCCGTGCGCGAAGTTCACGAAGCGCAGCAGGCCGAACACGATGGACAGGCCGACCGCCAGCAGGAAGTACAGCATGCCGATGCCGATCCCGTTGATGGCCTGTAGCAGGTAGATGTTCATGGGCGAGAGATGGAAGGAAAAATCCCAAGGCGCGCGGCTGCGGGCCGTGGAGGAGGGCGATGCGGCAGAGCTTGCGAGCGTCACCGCGGGTTTGTCTTCAGCCGGATGGCCAGGCGGGAAGCCGCAGACAGTGCGTTAGCACGGCAAGGCTTCCCAGCGACGCCAGCCGGTTGAAGGCCAATACGTGTCAGGTGAGCTTGCAGCCGGTCTGGTCCAGGGGCAGGAACGACTTGCCCGAGCTGACCACGTCCACGTAGTCGTCCTTGTTGGCCATCTTCGCCTTGGCCTTGCCCTTGAGCAGGTAGTAGTTCTTGAGCACCTGGTGGTCGCCCTTGCGGATCTCTTCGTCGCCCGTCAGGCCCTGGTACTTCATGCCTTCCATGGCGGCGATCACGGCCTTGGGCTCCACCGTGCCGGCCTTGATGATGCCGTCGATCATGAGCTTGGTACAGATGTACGAGCCCGCCAGGCTGTAGTTGGGGTTGGACTTGAACTTGTCGTTGCTGCGCTTGACCAGGTCGAGGTTGAGCGGCGCATTGGCCGTGTGCCAGTACTGCGCGCCGAAGTAGATGCCTTCGCACAGGTCGGCACCCAGCGACTCGAACTGCTCCAGCCCCGAGGCCCAGGCCACCAGGATGGTCATGTTCTTGTGCATGCCGAAGCTCACGGCCTGGCGCAGCGCGTCGGACGACTGCGAGCCGAAGTTGAGCAGCAGCAGCACGTCGGGCTTGGCGGCCATGGCGTTGGTCAGGTAGCCGCTGAACTCCTTTTCGGTCAGCGAGTGGTAGCTGTTGCCCACGTGCTCCAGGCCCTTTTCCTTGAAGATGTTCTTGGCGGCCGACAGCAGGCCGTCGCCGAACACGTACTGCGGCGTGATGGTGTACCAGCGCTTGGCCTTGGGCAGGGCCTCGGCCAGGGGGCGCACCGTCTGCTCGATGGCGCCGAAGGTGGGCACCGACCAGCGGAAGGTGGCGGCGTTGCAGTCCTTGCCCGTGATCTCGTCGGCGCCGGCGGTGGTGATGAAGATGCCGCCGGCCTTCTCGGCCTCCTTGCCCATGGCCAGCGATTCGGACGACAGGATGCCGCCCGCGAAAAAGCGCGTGCCCTGCTGCTGCGAGGACTCCTGCACCTTGCGCACGGCCGTGGCTGGCTTGCCTTCCGTGTCCAGCACCGTGTAGGCCAGGGGGCGCTTGAGGACCGTGCCGTACTGCTCGATGGCCAGCTTCATGCCCAGGTCGGCGAACTTGCCGTTGGCCGCGAACGCGCCCGACATGGGCACCGGGCAGCCGAACTGGATGGCACCGCTGGACTGCGCCCAGGCGCTTTGGCCCAGGCCCAGCGATGCGGGCAGTGCGCCCAGGGCAGAGAGTTGCAAGAGGTGGCGACGGTGCATGGGGGGCTCCTGTGGAGGGGTTGAGGCCGGCTGGCCGATAGCGGGGCACGGCTTGTGCAAAGCACACTGCGTGCCACCGCCGCAGAGCGCCGTTGGCGCTCATTTCTGCTATTTATAGTGATAAATAGAATAAACACCGTGCGTGGAAACCCTGCATCCCTTCCGCTGCCCCCTTGCGGTGCATACACTGCACCATGGGCGGTACTTCGCCGCGCGGAGGCACCGCCGTGGCTGCCGGCCGACCAACGACAATTCCCTGAACATGGCAACCAAAACGTCCACACAGAAGCCGCTCAAAGCCCTCAAGCGCCCCGACCTGGTGGCGCAGGAGATCAAGCGCCTCATCACCGAGAAGAACCTGAGCCCGGGCGACCGCCTGCCGCGCGAGAGCGAGCTGCAGGCGCAGTTCGAGGTGAGCAAGGGCACCATCCGCGAGGCGCTCAAGTCGCTGGAGGTGCAGGGGCTGGTGACCATCTCCACCGGCCCCTCGGGCGGGGGCACCATCGCCGAGGTGCCGCTGGACCGCACCCTGCAGTTCATGCAGAACTACCTGTTCTTCCAGGAAGTGACCATCGACAACATCTACGCCGTGCGCCAGTTCCTGGAGCCCGAGCTGGCCGCCGGCGCCGTGCCGCACCTGACCGAGGCCGATTTCGAGGCGCTGGAGCACTCCATCGCCTGCTGCGACCCGGCGTCGAGCAGCGAGGACATGCTCAGCCAGCGGCGCGAGGACGTGAACTTCCACGACATCCTGGCCGCGGCCAACCCGAATCCGTTCCTGCGCTTCAATTGCGAGCTGATCAACGAGATGCTGCGCCAGCTCATCGTCTACGGCAACCGCACGCCCAAGGCCGAGCACCGGCGCTTTGGCGAAGTGAATGCCAATTTCCACCGCGAGATCGTGCGGGCCGCACGCGTGCGCGACGTGGAGACGGTGCGCACGCTGATGGCGCGCCACATGCAGGACGCGGCCAGCAGCGTCAAGCGCATGAAGGGGCGCATCCAGGGCCGGCTGATCCTCGATGCCGACACCCTGCGCAGTCCGCGCTCGGCCCATGTGCGGCCCAAGGCCACCAAGGGCGTGAAGTTGCCGAAGGCCGGGGAATAGGTGTCAGCGCGCGGGTTGCAGCACGATAAGCGCCATGCCCGCCAGCGCGACCAGCACGCCCGCCACGTCCCACGGCGTGGGCCGGATGCCGTCCACCACCCACAGCCACGCCAGGGCCACGCCGATGTAGACCCCGCCATAGGCCGCGTAAACGCGCCCCGCGCCTGCCGTGTCGTGCAAGGTGAGCAACCATGCGAACAGACCAAGGCTCAGTGCCGCGGGCAGCAGCAGCCACATGGGCTTGCCCTGCTTGAGCCACAGCCAGGGCAGGTAGCAGCCCACGATTTCAGCCAGGGCGGTGGCGATGAAAAGCAGCAGGGTCTTCATCATGTCCCGGGGCCGAGGAGGGGGATGGATGGGGGTGCGTTGGAGGTGGTGGCCAGCCACTGGCGCAACGCCAGCTCGCCCTTGGGCGTGAAATGCACCACGCGCGAGCCCTGTGCGCGGTGTGCCCAGCCGCCCTCGAAGAGCCGCTGCAGCAGCGCAGCCCCCAGCGCGCCGCCCAGGTGGTGGCGGCGTTCGCTCCAGTCCAGGCAAGGGCGGCACAGCATGCGCCGCTGCTGGGCCAGGGCGGGGGTGTCGATCCCGACCTGGGCAAACCATTGCGCGCCGGCGGGCGTTACCGCCGCACCCTGGGGCGTGGTCTGCAGCAGCCCCTGGCGCACCAGGGCTTCATAAAACTGCACGCCCACTTCGCCGGCCAGGTGGTCGTAGCACATGCGTGCGCGGCGCAAGGCAGGCTCGCGCGGGCTGGAGCGCAGGCGCACCGCGCCCGCGCGGAAGGCCACGTTCATCAGCGATTCCAGCAGGTGTGCCACATCGCGGTCGGCCAGCCGGAAGTAGCGGTGGCGGCCCTGGTGCTCGACGGTCAGCAGGCCTGCATCGAGCAGCTTGGCCAGGTGGGCACTGATGGTCTGCTTGGTGACGCCGGCAACTTCGGCCAGCTCGGTGGCCGTGAGCGCGCGGTCGGACATCAGCGCGGTGAGGACTTCGGCGCGACCGGCGTCGCCGATGAGCGCGGCAATGCGCGCAATGTGGGGACCATCTTTCATGGTTCGATGTTGAGCGAACCATCACGGGCCGTCAAGCGCCTATCGTGAGGCCCTCACAACGCACAGGGCCACGCACCATGATCACCTGCTTCATCCGTTACGACATCGACCCCTTCCAGCGCGAGCTGTTCGCCGAATACGCACGCCGCTGGGGCCAGATCATCCCGCGCTGCGGCGGCCACCTGATCGGCTACTTCCTGCCGCACGAGGGCAGCAACTACGAGGCCTGGGGGCTCATAGGTTTCGAGTCGCTGGCCGCCTACGAGGCCTACCGCGCCCGCTTGCGCACCGACCCGGAGGGCCGCGCCAACTTCGCCATGGCGCAGGAAAAGCGCTTCATCCTGCGCGAGGAGCGCAGTTTCACGCAGGGCGTGGAAGGCACGCTGGGCCTGCCCGCACGTCCGTTGGAGCTCAGGGCATGATCGCCGTCATCTTCGAGGTACAGCCCGCTCCGGGCCAGCAGGACGCTTATCTGGGCGCTGCCGCTGCGTTGCGGCCCTTGCTCGAGCAGATCGATGGGTTTGTCTCCATCGAACGGTTCGAGAGCCTCAGTGCTCCCGGCAAGCTGCTGTCGCTTTCGTTCTGGCGTGACGAGGAGGCAGTGGCGCAATGGCGCCAGATGGAAGCCCACCGCGCCACGCGGAAAGCCGGCCGCGAGCGGATCTTCGACAACTACCGCCTGCGCGTTGCCGCCGTGGTGCGCGACTACGGCATGCATGACCGTGACCAGACTCCCGCAGATTCGCGGTCAGTGCACGGCTGATGGGCGCGCGGGCTAGGCGGCGTAGCCAGTGAGCAGTGCGTGCTCCCAGTCCGGGCGGCCGTGTTGCCGGGCCAGCGCCGCCATGGCCGCGTGGTCGTAGGGCACGCAGATGTGTTCGCAATGCCAGCCGCCTGCGCGCTGTTCGATGAAGGCATAGCGTGCGTCGGGTGTCCCGGTCTGCACCGCGTGGGGCACGGGGTGGTCATCGCTGTAGGCCTGCAGTCCCACGCTGCCGGGGTTGACCAGCAGGCTTGCACCCTGCCGCACTGCGCGGGGCACGTGGGTGTGGCCGCATGCGATGACCGGTGAATGCTCGCCGCCCAGCCGGTCGGAAATCTCCGCCGCGGTGGCCAGGCGCAGTGTGCTGCCGTCCAATGTTTCCAGCAGATATTCGTGGTCACTGCGCGGTGAGCCGTGGCACAGGTAAATGTCGTCGCTGAAGCGATGCCAGGCCTTGAGCGTGCGCAGCCAGGTGAACTCCGCCTCGGTGAGCTGTGCGTGCGCGTACTGGTCCGAAGGGCCGCCGCGCCCGGGGCGCAGTTCCAGAACCTGGCGCTCGTGGTTGCCCGCCAGTGATAGCCAGCCCGACGCCATCAGCCACTGCGCCGTCTCGCGCGGCAGCAGCGGGCCGAGAACCTGTTCAAGGTGTTTTCGGGAATCGCATTGAAGTGCAATCGGGATGAGTGGATGCCTCGGATGCGTTGCATGGGCTCGTGCCCATGCAAGCAGCCGGGGCATTCAATCGCCCGATTTCACTCCAACCCTTCGGGCAAGTGCCTTGCCGGGCGGTCTGCGGCGTTGCGGCGCTTGTTGATAGCCAAGCTATCAACTGCGCACTGCGCCTAGCATCCCATCCCGGCAAGGTACTTGTGCGACCCCGAAAACACCTTGAACAGGTTCTTGGAGGTTGTCGCCCAGGTTCACCACCTGGTCAGCGCCCCGGCGGCGGATGTCGGCGGCCACCGCTTCCAGCGCGGCGAGGTTGCCATGGATGTCGGAGACGAGGGCCATGCGCATGGGGTGGTGGCTTTCAGCAGGGGGTCGC from Acidovorax sp. A79 includes the following:
- a CDS encoding branched-chain amino acid ABC transporter permease — its product is MTIFRKNFHLLLALAVVLVMPLTMQSGSLASEVLIYGLAAMGCNLLLGHTGLLSFGQGIFFGLGSYTIALTLTRWPLPMPLALALAVVMGALGAAIVGWVAIRQRGTYFVMLTLAFAQMFYFLAYSMPGITGGDNGLMDIPRPSLAVGGLTLWPLASPWQYYGFVATVFLVAFWLLQKVSASVFGRTLLAVRDNEERAGAIGYNLKLLKLQAFVISGAVTGLAGALHAMMTGIAPLASAEYHTSEMILVMTVIGGTGNLLASLLGSAFYLLVGDWLSTLWPRWLLILGVVLMVVSLGMQRGLWGLGESAWNLLRGKGRGGKDDVSAQGGQA
- a CDS encoding branched-chain amino acid ABC transporter permease codes for the protein MNIYLLQAINGIGIGMLYFLLAVGLSIVFGLLRFVNFAHGAFYLLGAYFCFQMTRWGLSFWLALAVVPLVVGALGWLTEKLVLRHVYSKPHEFHILVTVGLALAIQELVILQWGPLGDSVPVPDLLQGVVMWGGIVYPKYRLFVIGFTAVLAVGLWYVLEGTRLGSAVRAGSESTEMVSLLGINVFRIFSLVFALGAATAAIAGVLAAPMRGAEPFMGIEALGVAFIVVVVGGMGSFAGALIGGLLIGIVQSVMSTVWPEGARLMIYIAMAAVLLLRPHGLLGRKG
- a CDS encoding ABC transporter substrate-binding protein, which gives rise to MHRRHLLQLSALGALPASLGLGQSAWAQSSGAIQFGCPVPMSGAFAANGKFADLGMKLAIEQYGTVLKRPLAYTVLDTEGKPATAVRKVQESSQQQGTRFFAGGILSSESLAMGKEAEKAGGIFITTAGADEITGKDCNAATFRWSVPTFGAIEQTVRPLAEALPKAKRWYTITPQYVFGDGLLSAAKNIFKEKGLEHVGNSYHSLTEKEFSGYLTNAMAAKPDVLLLLNFGSQSSDALRQAVSFGMHKNMTILVAWASGLEQFESLGADLCEGIYFGAQYWHTANAPLNLDLVKRSNDKFKSNPNYSLAGSYICTKLMIDGIIKAGTVEPKAVIAAMEGMKYQGLTGDEEIRKGDHQVLKNYYLLKGKAKAKMANKDDYVDVVSSGKSFLPLDQTGCKLT
- a CDS encoding FadR/GntR family transcriptional regulator encodes the protein MATKTSTQKPLKALKRPDLVAQEIKRLITEKNLSPGDRLPRESELQAQFEVSKGTIREALKSLEVQGLVTISTGPSGGGTIAEVPLDRTLQFMQNYLFFQEVTIDNIYAVRQFLEPELAAGAVPHLTEADFEALEHSIACCDPASSSEDMLSQRREDVNFHDILAAANPNPFLRFNCELINEMLRQLIVYGNRTPKAEHRRFGEVNANFHREIVRAARVRDVETVRTLMARHMQDAASSVKRMKGRIQGRLILDADTLRSPRSAHVRPKATKGVKLPKAGE
- a CDS encoding YnfA family protein; the encoded protein is MKTLLLFIATALAEIVGCYLPWLWLKQGKPMWLLLPAALSLGLFAWLLTLHDTAGAGRVYAAYGGVYIGVALAWLWVVDGIRPTPWDVAGVLVALAGMALIVLQPAR
- a CDS encoding helix-turn-helix transcriptional regulator, whose amino-acid sequence is MKDGPHIARIAALIGDAGRAEVLTALMSDRALTATELAEVAGVTKQTISAHLAKLLDAGLLTVEHQGRHRYFRLADRDVAHLLESLMNVAFRAGAVRLRSSPREPALRRARMCYDHLAGEVGVQFYEALVRQGLLQTTPQGAAVTPAGAQWFAQVGIDTPALAQQRRMLCRPCLDWSERRHHLGGALGAALLQRLFEGGWAHRAQGSRVVHFTPKGELALRQWLATTSNAPPSIPLLGPGT
- a CDS encoding NIPSNAP family protein gives rise to the protein MITCFIRYDIDPFQRELFAEYARRWGQIIPRCGGHLIGYFLPHEGSNYEAWGLIGFESLAAYEAYRARLRTDPEGRANFAMAQEKRFILREERSFTQGVEGTLGLPARPLELRA
- a CDS encoding antibiotic biosynthesis monooxygenase, which translates into the protein MIAVIFEVQPAPGQQDAYLGAAAALRPLLEQIDGFVSIERFESLSAPGKLLSLSFWRDEEAVAQWRQMEAHRATRKAGRERIFDNYRLRVAAVVRDYGMHDRDQTPADSRSVHG
- a CDS encoding metallophosphoesterase yields the protein MASGWLSLAGNHERQVLELRPGRGGPSDQYAHAQLTEAEFTWLRTLKAWHRFSDDIYLCHGSPRSDHEYLLETLDGSTLRLATAAEISDRLGGEHSPVIACGHTHVPRAVRQGASLLVNPGSVGLQAYSDDHPVPHAVQTGTPDARYAFIEQRAGGWHCEHICVPYDHAAMAALARQHGRPDWEHALLTGYAA